Within the Pseudorasbora parva isolate DD20220531a chromosome 15, ASM2467924v1, whole genome shotgun sequence genome, the region TCTTCACAATTTCAACAGTTTGATCACATAGCAGTATTTCTGTTAAAGGCTCCGGATAATTTAAAATCAGCTCTTTTGTTTTATGGACATTTATCAATAAGGAACTTTCTTCACACCATTTTTCTAATTTCAAAACATGTTCCTCGTACTCAAAATGTACAGTCTTTCCATAAAAGGGCCACAAGTGCCATATCATCtgcgtatttatataatttataattctcATGCTGCACTCTTATACCATTTGTATAGACCGAAAATAAAAGAGGTGACAGGACGCATCCTTGGGGTGCCCccgtatttaaaaatataatatctgATTCGAACCCTCGAGCACAAACTCGCTGTGGTCGATTTGTTAAAAAATTCTTTATCCAATGAACTATTCCTCCATTTACACCTAGGATCAAGAGACGTTCCAATAGCAGATGTATCTGCATGGTATTAAAGGCAGACGTGTAATCAATAAAAAGAACACGCACGTAAGCCTTTGCTTTTTGTAAATGGCTTGTAATTGTATCGACCATAGTGAGCGTTGCATCCTCTGTTCCTCTTTGTGCTTTATATGCAAATTGCAGTACGTCTAATTGTTCTGATATGTCTTGTTTAATATAATCACTAACTACTCTTTCCATGCATTTAGCAAGTATTGATGTTAACGCCACTGGATGAAAGTCATCTAGATTCTTTGCTTTTACTTTTTTCGGAAGAGGTCTTATAAATGATAACTTCCATAGATTCGGTACTATctgtaagtttaataaaaactgaaataatttTGTTAGGGGGTCAGTTAGTTCATTTGCACATATCTTTAAAACTCTGCCCTTAAGGCCATCTGGACCCGGTGCTTTATTGGGTTTAATACTTTTAAGTGACCTTCTGATTTGGTCCCCTGTCAACCAAATTGGTGGCGCCACTGGGATATTATTACTTATTTGTTCAATCTTATTCCAGTTATCGGCTACATCATATCTTCCATAAAACAAATTCAAATCGTTAACCCATTTAAAACCATCCGTCCCTATAATGATATCATTATTTACATTTCTTGAGTCACGCCCCATCATCTTATTCAAGCCTTGCCAAGCACTCCTTGCGTCTTGATTCGCTAACTGATCCTCTATCTTATGTTTAAAATCAATCTTTGCTTTCTGTATCATAGCTCTCAGTTCCTTCCTTTTAATTTTAAATCCATCATGATTATTTTCCCGAAATGCCCAATTCTTTTCATTGAGgagtttttttaaatctttagaGAGCCATGGCTTATTATTTGAGAAGATTTTAACCATCTTAGTATCAATaactgtttcttcacaaaattgaatATAAGAGGTAATACAGTCAGTTAGTTCGCGAGTTAGCGTGTTAATCAACACTgtttcattcacacacacactgcccctaaacctacccatcacacacacacacactgcccctaaacctacccatcacacacacacactgcccctaaacctacccatcacacacacacacactgcccctaaacctacccatcacacacacacacacactgcccctaaacctacccatcacacacacacacacactgcccctaaacctacccatcacacacacacactgcccctaaacctacccatcacacacacacacacactgcccctaaacctacccatcacacacacacacactgcccctaaacctacccatcacacacacacacacactgcccctaaacctacccatcacacacacacacactgcccctaaacctacccatcacacacacacactgcccctaaacctacccatcacacacactcacctaaaggattattaggagcacacactaatgctgtgtttgaccctttcgcctccagaactgccttaattctccgtggcattgatcaacaagctgctgaaagcattctttagaaatgtcggcccatattgataggagagcatcttgcagttgatggagatttgtgggatgcacatccagggcacgaagctcccgttccaccacatcccaaagatgctctattgggttgagatctggggactgtggcggccattttagttcagtcaactcattgtcatgttcaagaaaccaatctgaaatgattggagctttgtgacatggtgcattatcctgctggaagtagccatcagaggatgggcacatggtggtcataaagggatggacatggtcagaaacaatgctcaggtaggccgtggcatttaaacgatgcccaatcggcactaaggggcctaaagtgtgcctagaaaacatcccccacaccattacaccaccaccaccagcctgcacagtgggaacaaggcatgatgggtccatgttctcattctgtttacgccaaattctgactctaccatctgaatgtctcaacagaaatcgagactcatcagaccaggcaacatttctccagtcttcaactgtccactatcggtgagctcgtgcaaattgtcgcctctttttcctatttgtagtggagatgagtggtccccggtggggtcttctgctggtgtagcccatccgcctcaaggttgtgtgtgttgtggcttcacaaatgctttgctgcatacctcggttgtaacgagtggttatttcagtcaaagttgctcttctatcagcttgaatcagtcggcccattctcctctgacctcgagcatcaacaaggcattttctcccacaggactgctgcagactggatgctcttcccttttcacacctttctttgtaaaccctagaaatggttgtgtgtgtaaatcccagtaactgagcagattgtgaaatactcagaccggcccgtctggcaccaacaaccatgccacgctcaaaacggcttaaatcacctttctttcccattctgacattcagtttggagttcaggagatcgtcttgaccaggaccacacccctaaatgcactgaagaactgccatgtgattggctgattagataaatGCATTAATGAGCAATAGAAcaggtgctcctaataatcctttaggcgggtgtattcagacacattttgaacacgCAACTCAaaactcttccctaaacctaccgatttgtgtattataaaaaacaggatataacgggcagatacgactgcaggcataatttattcagaaagtacaaatactccaagtgttccgaggccaaccGATTGATTTGTTTGAAGAAATCCCCTAAAGCGATCAGAACGTCGAGTCCagccgccaaagattaatattACATTTGAAATATTCCCGCCGGAAGAAccgtcacgtcagctttgacagcattggctgtggtgtgtctcgtgaccgatcgcgtcattctaAAGAGTCGTCGTGTGTATTATTCtgtatcagtctgtgtgtgttctgttcacaaaggggcgcggtcatttcaacgactaaaacattgaGAGCAtttctgttcttcacatgaagacatcgtaggacttcagaagacttggaatgcaacacgagttaatacttttaaacagttttttggtCCGCTTTTGCAATTAATCCACGCTGTACACTAGACTGTagatttatttgcctgttacgtgttttatattgttgggagtgtgtaggtttagggtaggagtggagttagttgccccaaaatataaaattaggctataaatattaattctgtgagatcaggttggcggaatcacacggcgtagacatacacgcggatagctcaaaatgcgtacagataacacgccTCTTGGCTTTAGGAAGtgccgtgtatgtttacgcagagtcatgatgtcatgttgagCTGGTCCAaaccgcagcagctcgagttcttaccagaaccaggaagtatgatcatattagtccagttctgtcaacactgcactggctccctattaaacatcgcagacattttaaaatcctgcttattactcaaagcactaaatggtttagctccagtacttaagcgagctcttaacacattatactccatcacgtctactgcggtctctaaactctggccagttgatcatacctagaatatctaaatcaactgcaggcggtcgatccttttcctctttagctcctaaactctggaacagtcttcctagcattgttcgggaagcagacacactctgtcagtttaaatctagactaaaaacacatctgtttactatggcatacacacagaacattattaactctcattattcagatcaattgactgattgttcggctgcattaactaggtcagccggaaccgggaacacttcccataacacctgatggaCTCGTTACATCATCAGAAGAgcggcatctacgctaatgttagtccctctgtttatcccgagggttactgcagtcggccggatcagatggtgtgtgtgtgtgtgtgtgccgcaCCTTCACTCCTTTGGGCCGTCGGTGAGCGGTTCTGTACAGGTCTTCTGAGGCCATGTGGCTCCTCCTCATGGTGAAGTCGAAGGAAGGGCCCATCTCCTCCAGCTCGATGCGCGGCGTGCGGCAGCCTGACTTCTTCAGCAACACCCTGGGAACACACATCAGGAGTGTGTTGGGTCATGTGACGCAgtggtgggtgggtgtgtgtgtgtgtgtgtgtgtgtgtgtgtgtgtgtgtgtgtgtgtgtgtgtgtgtgtgtgtgtgtgtgtgtgtgtgtgtgtgtgtgtgtgtgtgtgtgtgtgtgtgttcacctgtAGCTCCGCATGTAGATCCTGCCCTCCACCGCTGTGAAGTGAAGCACATGCTCAAGTCCAGCCAGACGCACCGCAGACACTCTGGGTCCACAGAAGAAgtctgacacacacagacacagacacacacacagacacacacacagacacacacacagacacacacacacatatgaatGGAAGCAATGCTGTGTTTAATCTAGGTTATATAATCAGTGAAGACTGCAGTGATGTGTGGTGTCTGCTGATTAAGATGAGTCCTCTATAATAAACTCTCTATAATAAACACaccctgatgtgtgtgtgtgtgtgtgtgtgtgtgtgtgtgtaggtttagtggcagtgtagggggataaaaaatacggtttgtaaagtataaaatccattacgcctatggaaagtccccataaaacatggaaacactatgtgtgtgtgtgtgtgtgtctgtgttcacCTGTCAGCACGTTCTTCAAGCGCTGGTGCTCTCGGTCCGTGTCGAACAGCTCTCCGGCGAACACAAGCATTGGTTTGGTGCCCACAGGACACGTGTccttctgcacacacacacagatcaaagTCAGTtagaggcacacacacacacacacacacacacacacacagatcagcgCCAGgttctcttacacacacatcCCCTGAAGCtccccttcacacacacacacaccttcaggtCCCTCAGAGACACGGAGCGCTCCAGGCCCAGCTCAAACATGTCCAGCACGTGGAAGTCAAACATGCGGCCGAAGATCAGGTTGTTGGGCCTCTTCTTGTTGTGCGATCCGAACAGAAACAGAGAACAGTCAGACTTCTTGGAGAAGAACTCCTGGAGGAGAGCAAACACAGGAgcgttaagtgtgtgtgtgtgtgtgtgtgtgtgtgtgtgtgtgtgtgtgtgtgtgtgtgtgtgtgtgtgtagatgagGATCAGGgctgtgtgtgcgcatgtgcgTGTCATGAGCTCACCAGAGCCGTGGAGTCCTCGAAGGGCCGCACCATGTTCTTCCTGTCAGGACAacacaccatcatcatcatcatcaccaacatcatcatcatcatcatcatcatcatcatcaccaccaccaccaccatcatcatcaccaacatcatcatcatcatcatcatcatcatcatcatcatcatcatcatcatcaccaacatcatcatcatcatcatcatcaccaacatcatcatcatcatcatcatcatcatcatcatcatcatcatcatcatactGGCATGTGTGACTGTGTTACAATGTGTTACTTCATTGACAACTTCAATCTCTTCTGGAGTCAGAGACaactgtttacatcaaatggccttcacccaaacaaacttggtgcacttgagtgctaaaggacaatatcatttttcccttcatcatccttcagctgtgtgttttaaCCCACTCAACCTGATACAGAGTATGGACGACCACAGGACTTCATTTCAGCTCCTGAATGGACATGCGGctgacacatcccacaaggacaattaccccttttccaccagaatgaaccgagtgctagttcagagcccgtgctagtgtcagttctaagttggttcgacttgagagcCTTTATGAACCGTTTTGGCTTTCCACATGTAAGAGAGCCACCGCAGAGCTAGGTCTTACGTCACTGTATACGTCTCATCTTTCTCGCTAGTGTTTTAGCAatgctagcgaggcagcgggaaatacaaacacaccaggcttgttcgagatgcatcggcgctgcgcagaccgatccgtgtatgatatcaaaataccgcGTGAGCGATTCAAATGCATAAGGGGTCGTTGGCGCTCGctctactttgatgtcatacgcgatcagtctgcacagcgcgcgccgatgcatctcgaacaagccttccctcagtggctcatggctttatgatcctacatcagcattaaaacgccgcaaatccaacgcattcgtgcagctctccatgatttgtatagacggagattacaatccagcagctgttagcttgattagctgctattgaaaaaatggcggtcacaggtttgtgttcatcttgttgatcacggtaacgccgcccccagccggtgacgcaagcggttcttacttctagcccagcaatgttttggtgttacttaagaaccactcttcctggctcggagctggtgctttggctgtggaaactcaaagaaccgatttgaaactaggctctggctccgatttagcaccagcactgccttggtggaaaaggggtaaatGATAAGACCACGCAGCCGCAACAACCATTGCTCACGGACACACTCCCAGCggagccctgcccacagagctcaccacAGACTGACTGTGATGGATTAGAACTGCTCCAGGATTCAGCGCCCAAAGATGACATTCTGGAAAATGGACAGGGAAGCCAGGACAACATACTTCAGCTTCCGATAACACCTGAGCAACAGCCCCTCTCACTGGACACGTTCCGGTCTGTCTAGAGGCATGTTGTGGCTTACTGTTTTGtctgtatcagtatttaagcgaatatcatttatgacctttatgagcgctgtctctgtgatGCGGTCGGAATCCAGATTGAAAATTGCCAATGTATCTGTTcgagtttaagaatttgttcagctgACTGAGAACAACTTTTCAATGATCCTGTCCGACTTGAGGCAGCCCGACTCCgggtgactgtgacgtatggcATCAAAGCCACAGCTCCAACACCTCCGATGTGaactagggctgcacaattaatcgaaatcgaaccgcagtcgcgatttggcttgtgtgcgagtatgaaagctcaaaggctgtgattttaattaaataaatgcccagtgtgttagcgaagagcggctctgtgataaacgctgctccgtctgaaggactgcgagtttgagtcgcttataacgcGCGTTTGgaaaagcaacacgagtcaaacatcttcacaaactagtgaagcgttcataaacctgttcaactaaagacaacgtttaataacatgtttaacTCACTTCATATGgtcagtcgagtgtgtgtgagctgatgtggcttctcatcagagtgaggcagacgagGCGTTCTTTTATAGCGTTCTACGTCCATCAGCACGGCATTATAATGCACTTTACTGTCGTCATctttaatcaaagcgtctctatcttctgtttacagaacgtcattacttctctgaggcaaatgtggcgttttccgctcgagggcgccctctggctttcagtatgaattaaaaacttttgggtaatcaataataagaaaatagAGCACTTgctttctgaccaatcacagcagagccGCTCAGAGAGGCGGGGCTTAGAGACGGATGCAGCGGCAGTGCAGAGCATTAAGTGTGTGTGACCGCGGGTGTGTGTGCAGAATTACACCTGATGATGTCACACTTACTTCTTATACATCACTGCATTGGGTTTCTTCAGCGCGtactgaaaaacaaacaaagccagtgagaacacacacacacacacacacacacgatgataaaatatttacatttaatcatttagcagacgcttttatccaaagcgacttacaaaaaaggagagagtaatagaagcaacgaaacagacaaggccaacaacctgtaagagctgtaagaaatctcaattaattagcacaataaacaatttttttattttattttattttttaattttttaaatagacatctacaacaaaaactcacgtacgcaaaatacagaacactggattttgatagctatgataacaacccattaggactaaggctgttgccccagctgttgtcgttaatgcagattcagtggcccaatgggttggttttgtattctagctaaacgcgcagcaatagccatctacaacaaaaactcacgtacgcaatatacagaacactggattctgatagttatgataactatgtaacatacccgcctgaaggcacaaatccggatgagagacgtagatatgatccaggagtgtgcgcttttggtcgttgctgtggtgatcagtaagtgctattctgtattggtcaagtgcaaatggaaaagatgtgtcttaagatgttttttaaaaatggctacagactcggcagcacgaattgagatcggcaggtcattccaccaggtaggaacggtccaggaaaatgtccgtgagaaatcggaaaatgtccgtgagagcgatttcatgcctctttgggatggaaccacgaggcgccgctcgctcgcagaacgcaagcttctggagggtgtgtaagtctgagcaagtgaatttaggtatattggtgcagagccagaggttgttttgtaggcgataactagtgccttgaatttgatgcgagcagccactggcaaccagtgcagtttgatgaagagaggcgtaacatgcgctctcttcggctcattaaagaccactctcgccgctgcattctggatcagctgcaagggtttgatagtgcatgctggaagcccagccagaagagcattacaataatccagtctggagagaacaagagcttgaaccaggagttgtgcagcctgttctgataggaagggtctaatctttctaatgttgtataaagcaaatctgcaggaccgggctgttgcagtaatgtggtcagtgaagtttaactggtcatcaatcacaactccaaggttcctggctgtccttgatggagttatggtggatgaaccaagctgaatggagaaattttgatgaagtgctgggttggttgagaaaacaagtaattctgtctttgcaagattgagtttaagatgatgctctttcatccagtcagaaatgtctgtcagacaggcagcgatacgaacactgactgtaggatcatctggttgaaatgagaagtagagttgagtgtcatcagcatagcagtgataggagaagccatgtttctgaatgacggaacctaatgatgacatgtagatggagaagagaagtggtccaagcactgagccctggggaaccccagtagctagatgatgtgacttagacacttcacctctccatgacaccctgtaggacctaccagagaggtaagacctgaaccactggagagcagatcctgagatccccgtcctcttaagtgttgacaggaggatctggtggttaactgtgtcaaaagcagcagacagatccagcagaatgagcactgaggatctggaagctgcttttgccagtctcagtgcctcagttaccgagagcaaggcagtctcagtcgaatggccgcttttgaagccggattggttgttgtctaggaggttgtccctttcaagaaacatagagagttgattgaacacaactcgctcaagggtctttgcaatgaaaggcagaagggataccggtcggtagttttctaaaagtgctggattcagagagggtttcttaagcagtggggttacccgagcctgcttaaatgctgtgggaaaggttcccgtgtgaagagaagtgttgacaatgtgagtgagtgcaggagtgattgaagaagaaatagcctgaaggagatgagtgggtataggatcaagaggacaggtagtagggtgattggaaaggatgagtttagaaatatctgcctcggagagcggagagaaggatggaagcgtgttcgtgttagttgttgagatgtgcgtgtcagtttgtggtgaggagaactgtttgctaatgagagctgttttgttggtgaaaaatgatgcaaagtcatcagctgtaagagttgatgaaggagggggaggaggtggacaaaggagagaggagaatgttttaaagagttggcgagagtcagagcaattgttgattttgttgtggtagtatgttttagcagtggagacatttgtagagaaagaagagagaagagactgatacaaggcaaggtcagtattgtttttagatttatgccatttcctctctgccgccctgagtccagagcgatgttcacggagaacttcagacagccagggggcagatggggtgggacgggctggtctggatgaaagggggcaaaaactgtctaaggaggatgttagagtggagcaaagagtgtcggtagcactgttagtgtccagtgctgagaactgagcaggtggagggagtgaagatgaaaccatagtggataggcgagagggagagagtgagcgtagattacgccgaaaggtaatctgtgtaggagtacgtgttgtatcaggagtcagtatgaggttaagagtgatgagaaagtggtctgaggtgtgtaatggagtaactaaagtgttgtctgtggagcagttgcgtgtgtagaccaggtctaattggttacctgatctgtgagtagccgtagtagatactaacttaaggtcaaatgaagtcagtagagtgctgaagtctgcagctaggtgtttatcaagatggatgttgaagtcgccaagcagtcgcacacacacacacacacacacacactagggcGGAACGATATTCTGTCGCGATGTGCGCCTGTGAGATAGTAATATCGTCGGGacatgcgatgtga harbors:
- the rpf2 gene encoding ribosome production factor 2 homolog isoform X1 yields the protein MAHQDGIVKAKTRRSKRFLQSREPKLTENLKNSMIIKGGNTSEMLTQALKDVYALKKPNAVMYKKKNMVRPFEDSTALEFFSKKSDCSLFLFGSHNKKRPNNLIFGRMFDFHVLDMFELGLERSVSLRDLKKDTCPVGTKPMLVFAGELFDTDREHQRLKNVLTDFFCGPRVSAVRLAGLEHVLHFTAVEGRIYMRSYRVLLKKSGCRTPRIELEEMGPSFDFTMRRSHMASEDLYRTAHRRPKGVKPKKKKNISHDAFGTRLGRLHMQKQNLDKLQTRKMKGLRKRRGAEPAESPAAKSPRRDE
- the rpf2 gene encoding ribosome production factor 2 homolog isoform X2, with protein sequence MYKKKNMVRPFEDSTALEFFSKKSDCSLFLFGSHNKKRPNNLIFGRMFDFHVLDMFELGLERSVSLRDLKKDTCPVGTKPMLVFAGELFDTDREHQRLKNVLTDFFCGPRVSAVRLAGLEHVLHFTAVEGRIYMRSYRVLLKKSGCRTPRIELEEMGPSFDFTMRRSHMASEDLYRTAHRRPKGVKPKKKKNISHDAFGTRLGRLHMQKQNLDKLQTRKMKGLRKRRGAEPAESPAAKSPRRDE